Within Actinoplanes sp. L3-i22, the genomic segment CCGATGCTGGCGCGCGGGGTCAGCGGATGCCCGGCGGCCTCCACCGGCCGGGCCAGCGCGGCGACGACCCGCCGGACGACCTGCTCGATCCGCGCCTCGGCACGGTCCTCCAGCAGCACCGCGAACTCGTCGCCGCCGAGCCGGGCGACGAGCCCGCCGTCGGCCAGCGCGTCCCGGAGCACGCCGGTCACCGCGATCAGGAAGTGGTCGCCGACCTCGTGCCCCAGGGTGTCGTTGATCCCCTTGAAGTCGTCGAGGTCGATCAGCAGCACCGCCGGTGGGCAGTCCCCGGGCCGGGCCACGGCCTCGTCGACCCGGCGGGTGAACAGGGCCCGGTTGGCGGCGCCGGTGAGCGGGTCGGTGTCGGCGAGCTCCTGGAGGCGGCGTTCCAGCACGCGCCGCTCGGTGATGTCCAGCATCGCCCCGGACAGCCCGGTCACCGCGCCGTGCTCGTCGGTCAGCACGCCCTTGTAGAAGGTGACCTCGTGCCGGGAGCCGTCGGCGTAGACCACCGCGGCGTCGTAGACCTGCTTGCCGCCCGCGTCGAACAGGGCCCGGTCGGCCGCCGCGTAGACGTCCGCGAGGTCCTTCGACCAGATGCCGTGCACGGTACGGCCGATGATCCGGTCCCGGCTGACCCCGACGTACGCCTCGAACGCCGTGTTGCAGGCGCCGTAGACCCCGCCGGCGTCCTTGCTGAAGATCGGCGCCGGGATGTTGTCGATCGCGGTCTGCAACTGGTGGGTGGTGTGCGCCGCCTGCTGGACGGCGTCCGCGGCGAGCAGCACCTCCGCGACGCCGTCGAACCCGGTCGCGCGCAGCTGTTCCAGCTTCGCGACGGCTCCGGCGAGATCGTCGGCGGCGACGACGACGCGCGTGGGATGCGGCACCCGGCTCACGATTTTCCATCGGCCGCGGGCGTGCGGGGCTGAGGTGGGGTGACGGGGAGCGAGGTTGGGGCGGCCTCGCTCCCCGTCCTGGTGGTGCGGCAGCACTGCGTGGTGGCACGCGGGGGATTTGCTGCCTCCGTTCGTTCAGTCGGGGGGACGGCGGAATCTGGGAGCGCTCCCAGTTAACCGAACTGTAGCAATTGTTGCGCCGCCCCGCGAGAGGTCAGACCGCGGAGCAGGCGATCGTGGGCGTGCTCGGCGTCCCGGCGGCGATGAAGCCGAAGGTGGTGGAGCCCCCGGCGGACAGCGCCCCGTTGTACGCCGCGTTGGTCGCCTGTATCTGGTTCCCGCTGGTCAGCACCGTCGCGCTCCACGACTGCTGGACGGTCTGCGCCGCCCCGTAGGTCAGCGTCACCGCCCAGCCCTTGACCGCCGCGTTCCCCGCGGTCACCGTGACCGTCGCCTGGTAGGCGCCGGACCACTGGGAGGCCACCGCGACGGCCGCGCTGCACGCCCCGGTCACCGGGGGAGTGGAGGTGCTCGGCGAGGTCGAGGCCGACGGTGAGGTGGACGGCGAGGTGGACGGCGACGTGGTGGTCGAGGCCGACGGCGTCGGCGAGGAGGTCCCGCCGAAGTTCACGTCACTGCAGAAGTAGTACGACTGGTCCAGGTGGCTGGCCTGCCAGATGGTGTAGACCATCGCCCGCCCGGATCGCCCGGAGACGCTCACCGGGATGTCCATCTGCACCCCGTTGCTGAGCTGCTCGGTCCACTGCGCGGCCGGCGTGTTCGGCACCTCCTTGACCAGGTCCAGGTCGGACCACTTCAGTGCGGTCGTGATCGGGTTGTAGGACGGCTTGGTGACGTACACCCGGATGTAGTCCGCGCCGTGCCGCGCCCCGTCGAACAGATTCAGGGTGAACGAGTTGGCGAGGTTGGTGGCCTTCCAGTCGCCGATCGTGTCCATCGCGGCGTACCGGCCGTTCTGGGTCCGCCCGGCGCTGCACAGCTGCCCGTCCGGGATGGCGCCCTGGTGATCACCGGCGACGCCCTCGCGGTAGAGGCCGTTCCAGTTCCACATCGCCTGCGGATCGGCCTGCCAGGCCTGGTAACACATCGGATCCTCGGTGGCCATCTCCGGCGCCTGGAAATTGTCGCCCCAGCGCTCGAAACAGCCGTAGTTGCGCGACGCCGGGCTGAGGACGTTGCCGTGCGCCTCGGCGGGGGAACCCGGCGCGATCAGCACGACGAGGGCCGCGGTCAGGGCCGCGATCAGAGCGGAGATCAAGAACTTTTTGCGTACGACGTTGTGCATGCGAACTCAGCACTCCTGAGCTCAGGGCCGTTCCCCGCGTGGGGACGGCCGAGCGGTGAGGACGTCGGGAGCTGCCCAGGGCTCCCGTGCGCCGCGTGCGTCCCGCGGCAGTGCTGTCCGCCCAGAGTGCCGAATCGATCGAGTCAAGTCAATGCGGGGCGCTTGGTGTCGTACCAAATGGTGGGGTGAAAAATCGGATGCCGGGTGCGCCGGGCGGTCCTAGGTTGTGGGGATGTCCGCCGAAGCGGCTCGCGCCGCCGAGCTCCTCACGCAGCTGTCCAACCCCGTCCGCCTGCGGGCCTTCGCCGGTCTGGTGGCCCGCGGCGCGGAGGGGTTCTCGATCACCGAGATGTCGTTCCTGCTGGACATGACGAAGCCGGAGGCCGGCGAGGCGCTCGGCCGGCTGGCCGGGCTGGGGCTGGCCAGCGGCAGCGGCGACGGGTATTACCGGGCCAAGCCGGAGGTGCTGCGCGAGGCCGCCCAGGCGCTGGTCGGCACCCTGCCGATCGCCCCGCTGCTGAAGGAATATCCGCAGCTCAAGGGCTACTTCACGCACGGCTACCTGACCAGCCTGCCGCCGACGCTGAGCGAGCGGTACGAGCAGATCGCCGAGCTGCTGGCCCGGTTCCTGGCGGTCGACGGCGTGCTCACCGAGGACGAGGTGAACAAGCGCATCGCCGTGGTCGCCGAGGACGTCGCCGCGGTCCGCCGGATGCTGGTCGAGACCGGCTGGCTGGAACGCGACCGGGCCGGCACCACCTACGGCTCAGGCCGGATCTTCGTCCCCGCCGGCTGACGCCGGGCCGCGCAACTCGTCACCGAGCGCGCTGCGGGAGTAGACGACCATCCGCCCGTGCCGGGCCCGGTCCACCAGCCGGGCCTCGTGCAGGACGCGCAGGTGCTGGCTGACCGCGCCGGGCGTGACGTCCAGCCGGCGGGCCAGCTCGGTGGTGGACGAGGGCTCGTCCAGCAGCGTCAGCAGCCGGGCCCGGGGCTCGCCGAGCAGCCGCCGCAACGCCGGGAACGCCGGTGGCGGCCGCCGGTTCTCGGTCATCGTGGCCAGGCCGCGCGCCGGATACATGATCCACGGCCGCGGCCCGGGGTCGATCGCGGTGATCGCGCCGTGCGCGAAGCAGGTCGGGGTCAGCACCAGCCCGCGGCCGTTCACGTCGACCTGGCTCGGCTCGACCGGCGGCCGCCGGTCCCAGCGGATCGTCAGCACCCCGTCGTGCCACCGCAGCCGCTGGGCCAGGTCGGCGAAGAGCGCGTCGGCGCCGCCCTCGGCCAGGATCCGCGCCCGGTGGACCAGATCCGCCCGCAGCACCGAGCGGGCCCGCGGCCACCACTGCGGGGCCAGGCAGCGCTCCCAGTACTCGGCCAGCGCGTCCGCGATCCGCCCGAGCAGCGCGACCGGGTCGTCCAGCCCCGCCGTGAGCAGCGCCGGCAGCGCCCCGTCGTGTGGCAGGTAGGTCCGTTCCAGGTCCGGGCGGACCAGCTCGGGCGGGGTGGCGCGGAGCCGCTCCAGCTCGTCGGCGAACACCGGCCAGGTGGTCGCCGGGCGCGGCGTGAGCAGATCGGGGAGCCACCGGTTCGACGCGACCAGCGACACCAGCAGCTCCCGGCCGGCCAGCTCGTCGAACTCCGCGCGCATGCCCCGGAACCACGTCGTCTGCTCGGCGTAGCAGCCGGGATGGGTCCACATGCGCAGGCTCAGCGCCGCCTCCTGCAACGGGGAGCAGGCGAACGACGCCGACGCGAGGTCGGCCAGGCCGATCCGGAACTCGATCATTGAGTCCCAGCCTAAATCAGTTTCGGATGGTGCCGGATGCCGCTGGGATCGGGGCATGACATCGATGGTTGCCGAACGCCGCCTGCTGCACCCCGACCCGGTGGTCCGCCGGCTGTCCTGGATGGTGCTGGTCAACACGGTCGGCAACGGCATGTTCATGACCGCGTCGGCGCTCTACTTCACCCGGTTCGTGGGGCTCGGCGCCGGCCAGGTCGGCCTGGGCCTGACGGTGGCCGGGGTGTGCGGCGTGGCGGCGAGCATCCCGGCCGGGCGGGCCGCGGACCGCTGGGGCAGCCGCCGGGTGCTGCGCACGCTCTGCGTCGTGCAGGCGGCCGGCATGACCGCGTACGTCCTGGTGCACAGTTTCGCGGCGTTCCTGGCGGTGGTCTGTCTGGAGGTGATCGCGGACCGGGCCGCCTCGACCGCGCGCAACACCCTGTACGCCGACGCGCTGCCGGCCGACACCCGGGTGACCGCCCGGGCCTATCTGCGGGCGGTCACCAACGTCGGCATCGGCGCCGGCGCGGCCCTCGCCGCGATCGCCCTGCAGGTCGACACCCGGCCCGCCTACCTCGCGGTGATCCTCGGTGACGCGGTGACCTACCTGGCGGTGGCGGTGATCCTGCGGTGGATCCCGGCCACCCCGGCCCGCGTCCACGCCCGGACCGGGGAGTCCCGGCGCGGTGCGCTGTCGGACCGGCCCTACCTGCTGGTCACCGCGCTGAACGGGGTGCTGAGCCTGCAGTTCGCGGTGCTCACCATCGGCATCCCGCTGTGGATCGTGCGGGAGACCGCGGCCCCGCACGCCCTGGTCGGCGCGACGCTGCTGCTCAACACGGTGCTGGTGGTGGTCTTCCAGGTCCGCGCCGCGCGGGCCGCCCGGGACGTGCGGCAGGCGGCCCGGGCCTGCCGGATCGCCGGGCTGCTGCTGGCCGGGTACTGCCTGGTCGTCGCGGTCAGCCACGGCCTGCCGGCGGTTCCGGCGTCCGTGGTGCTGCTGCTCGCGGTGGCGCTCGGCACGGCCGGCGAGGTGCTCTCCCAGGCCGGTGCCTGGCTGCTCAGCTACGACCTGGCCGCCGACCACGCGACCGGCGCCTACCAGGGGGTCTTCAACGCGGGCACGTCCGCCGGCCTGATGATCGCCCCGGTGGTGGTGACCGGCACCGCGATCGATCACGCGCCCTGGGGCTGGGCGGTGCCGGCCGCGCTGTTCGCGCTGAGCGGCCTGGCCATGGTCCCCGCGGTCCGCTGGGCCGCCCGCCGCCGCACCCTGGCCGCCGCCCACCGGTGACCGTCCCGCCGCCGCCCTCGCTGCCGGGAACCGCATCCGCTCCCGGCCGCCGGATCCGTCCCTTGACCTCGGCAGCTGCGGCGGCGTGCCGTGACCGGTCGGTGATTCACGACCGCAGGCGGACGCGGTGGCTCAGTCGCTGGTGACGTTGAGGGCGGGGGCGGACTTCGGGACGATCCGCAGGACGGCGACGGCCAGCAGCGCCGTGGCGACGCCCAGGGCGCCGATGGCCGGGCGCAGGCCGCCGACGCCGGCGGCCAGGCCGTTGAGCAGCACCGGGGAGAGGAACTCGCCGATGAACAGGGCGCCGGTCCACAGGCCGGTGCCCCGGCCGCGCTCCTCGAAGCCGAGGTTGTTGGTGGCCCAGGTCAGCAACGTGGGCAGGAGCAGGCCGGTGCCGGCGCCGGTGACGACCGCGCCGAGGGTGATCACCGGGACCGACGCGGTGGCCGCGAGGATCAGGAAGCCGGCGGCGGCGAGTCCGAAAGCGATCGGCAGCAACTGCCGCGGGGTCTTCGCCGACAGCCTGGCGAACGAGCCGGCGGCGAGCGCGGTGGCCAGCGACATCAGGGCGCTGAGCGCGCCGATCGTGCCGGTCGCCTTGACCCCGACCTCGTCCAGCACGAAGGACAACTCGACGATCAGCGCGTAGAAGACGATGCCGCCGGCGAGCGTGACCAGGCACGGCGTCCGCAGCGCCCGCCACGGGAGCGGCGGAAGCCGGCGCGCACCGGCCGGGCCGGCGGCAACAGCGGAGCCGGCGAAAGCGGTGCCGGTCGAGGCGGGGTCGCTGCTCAGGTCAGGGTCGGCGGCGCGGGTGGGCTGCCAGATCAGCAGGGCCATCGGGACGGCCAGGAGCAGGGCGATCGTGTAGAGCCAGAACGGCGCACGCCAGCCGGACCCGCCGATCGCGCCGCCGAGACCGAGGAAGATCGTCGCCGAGACCGAGGCGAGCAGCGTCTGCAGGCCCAGGTAGCGGCTGCGCCGCCGCCCCGACCAGTAGTCCGCGATCAGCGTCGTGCAGCACGTCATGATCGCGGCCTCGCAGAGTCCGACCAGGACCCGGCTGCCGATGATCGCGGGCAGCGACCCCAGGTAGAGCGGCGCGGTCCCGCAGATCGCGTACCCGATCATCGCGGCGATCAGCAGCCGCTTGCGGTCCACGGCGTCCACGATGAACCCGGCGAACGGCGCGGTCAGGCCGATCACCAGGGCCGGCACCGTGAGGACGATCGGGACCAGGACGTCCGCGCCGGCGACCCCGGCGAAGTGGTCGGTCATCCGCGGCAGGACCGGCGCGATCAGGACCGCGCCGAGGACGGACAGGCAGCTGCCGGCGAGCAGCAGGATCAGTTGACCGGTCCCGGCGCGGCGCAGGGTGGCGACTTCGGACATGGCGAGCCTTCCGGAGGAGGAGAAGCCGGTGGCCCAGGTCACATCCGGCGGCCCTGAATATGGTCAGAGGCCCGGCCATCACGGAAGCCGCGATCCGCTGATGGCCGGTATCAGCCCGCCTTATGCCGCAGTGGGTCCGCCGCGCTCAGGATCAGGTCGCGGAACCAGGCGTGGGCCGGGTCGTTGCGGTACAGCGGGTTCCACCAGAACGCCTCGGCCACCGGCACCACGTCGAACGGGCAGTCCAGGATCCGCACCCCGGTGACCGGCGCCAGCAGCCGGGCCAGCCGCTCCTGGACGAGCGCCACCCGGTTCGTCCCGGTGACCAGGAACGGCATCTGCACGAACCCGTCCACCACCACGTCCACCCGCGCCTCGATGCCGAGCATCCGCAGCTGCCGGGCGGCCGGCGCGAACGCGGTCGGCCGGTCGAACACCACCACCCACGGCAGCGTGCCGAGCTGCTCCAGGGTCAGCGCGTCCCCGACCTCCGGGTGGTCGTCGGACACGATGCACACCCAGCGGTCCTCGAACAGGTCCAGATAGGGCAGCCCGGTGACGAAGCCGTGCGGGATGACCAGGCCGTCCGCGGCGCGCAGCGTGTCGGCGACGTGGTCGACCGCGTACGGCGTGGTCTGCTCCAGCCGCAACCGCACGCCCGGCGCGAGCCGCCCGAGCTCCCGGGACAGCAGCGGCCCGAGCACCGTCGCCGCGTAGTCCGAGATCACCAGCGTGAACTCGCGGTCCAGCTGGGACGGGTCGAAGTCGGCGGTCGAGTCGAAGACCCGGCGCACCCCGGCCAGCGCCGGCCCGGCCAGCACCGCCACCCGGGCGGCGAGCGGGGTCAGCTCGTACCGGTTGCCGACCCGGGTGAGCAGCGGGTCGCCGAAGTGCCGGCGCAGCCGGGCGAGCGCGCCGCTGACCGCCGGCTGGCTGACGCCGAGCCGCTCCGAGGTGCGGGTCACGTTCCGCTCGCGCAGCAGGGTGTCGAGCGTGACCAGCAGATTCAGGTCGAGATTGGCCAGCACCCGGTCCACCGCCATGGCGCCACTATAAGCCGCGCCGATGACGCACATCAGCAACTCGACCTTCCGTAATACCCCGGCCTCCGGCGACAGTGGTCCCAGTCACACGAAACGGGAGGGAAACCGCCGTGCCAGCAGTTCGTAACGTTCTGGTCGTCGGTGGCGGTGCCGCCGGCGCCGCCGCCGCGATCCTGCTCGCCGAGGGTGGCGTCGCGGTCGACCTGGTCGACGCCAAGCCCGACGTCGCCGCGCTCGGCTCCGGGATCACGCTGCAGGGCAACGCCCTGCGGGTGCTGCGCGAGCTGGACGTCTGGGATCAGGTCCGGGCCGAGGGGTACGCGTTCGACACGCTCGGCCTGCGCGCCCCGGACCCGGCCGGCACGCTGCTCGCCGAGCTCACCGACCTCCGCACCGGCGGCCCGGACCTGCCGGCCACGCTCGGCATGTACCGCCCGGCGCTCGCCCGGATCCTGCTCGAGCGGGCCGGGGAGGCCGGCGCGACCGTCCGGTTCGGGACGCGGCCCGAGGCGCTGGTCCAGGAGGGCGACGCGGTCACGGTCACCTTCAACGATCACACCACGCGGAGGTACGACCTGGTGGTCGGCGCCGACGGCCTGCGCTCGTGGACCCGGCGCGCGATCGGGATCGACGCCGAGCCCGGGCCGGTCGGCATGGGCATCTGGCGAACCTTCACCCGTCGTCCGGAATCGATCACCCGGACCGACCTCTTCTACGGCGGCCCCGCGTACATCGCCGGGTACTGCCCGACCGGGCCGGACAGCGTCTACGCGTACCTGGTCGAGGGCGTGCGGGACCGGTCCGGCCTGAGCCCCGCGCAGACGCTCGCGACGATGCGGGAGCTGTCCGGGGCGTACCACGGGCCGTGGGACGAGCTCCGCGAGCAGCTGACCGATCCGAGCCGGGTCAACTACACGGCGTTCGAGAGTCACGTGCTCGACGGGCCGTGGCACCGGGGCCGGGCCGTGGTGATCGGCGACGCCGCGCACAGCTGCCCGCCGACCCTGGCCCAGGGCGCCGCCCAGGCCCTGGAGGACGCATCCGTGCTGGCTGAGCTGTTGCTCCGGGACGACGCGGTCACCGAGGACCTGTGGAGCGAGTTCACCGCGCGCCGCCTGCCGCGCGCCACCGAGGTCGTCGAGGCCTCCCTGCAACTGTGCCGCTGGCTCCTCGATCACGAGCGCGGCGACGTCCCCGGCCTGATGGCCCGGATCTCGCACCTCGTGGCCGAGCCCGCCTGAAGTGGCCGAGCCCGCCTGAATCGGAGAGACACATGAACGACGAACGACTCATCACCCATCTGCGGCACGTGGACCTGGCCGTGCCGGACTACGAGAAGCAGCTGGAGTTCTACACGACGATGTGGGGGCTGGACGCCGAGACCACCGACGACGGGATCGCGTTCCTGGCCGCGGCCGGCTCGCCCGAGCAGTACTCGGTGCGCCTGCGCAGAGCCGCGGAGAAGCGACTGGATCTGATCGCGTTCGGCGCGAAGGACCAGGCCGACGTGAACGCGCTCGCCGAGCGGCTCGGCCGGGCCGGGGTCACGCTGGTCAGCGAGCCGGGCACGCTGGCTACGCCCGGCGGCGGGTACGGATTCCGCTTCTTCGACCTGGACGGCCGTACCGTCGAAGTGTCCTGTGATGTCGAAGCCCGCCGGCACCGCAAGGTGGCGGAGGGCGAGTCCGTCCCGGTCAAGCTCTCGCACGTGGTGATCAACTCGCCGAACCCGGAGGCGACCGTCGCCTTCTACGACCGGCACCTGAACTTCGCGCTGTCGGACACCCTGATGCATCCGCGGATGGGCTCGATGATGTGGTTCCTGCGGACCAACCGATGGCACCACAGCCTGGCGATCGCCCGCGGCCCGCACGTCTCGCTGCACCACGCGTCGTTCGAGCTGCGCGGCATCGACGAGTACCTGCGCGGCACCGGCCGGCTGCTGCGCGGCGGGGTCGAGAAGGTGTGGGGCCCGGGCCGGCACCTGGCCGGGAACAACACCTTCAGCTACTTCCTCGACCCGCACGGGAACACCATCGAGTACACCACCGAGCTGGAGGAACTCGACGAGGACACGTGGCACCCGCACCTCTACGACTTCTCCGACCCGGCCGTGAGTGATCAGTGGGGGACGGCGAACCCGATGAACGAGTTCGTCGCGAAGCAGTCGTTCAACGACCCCGACCGCGGCGTCTTCGTCGCCCCGCCGGTCTGATGAGGATCATTTCCTTCCGGTACGGGGGACAGGACCGCGCCGGCGTGCTCAGGGATGGTCTCGTCTTCCCGTTCGCCGACGACGTCACCGTGCCGCAGGTGATCGAACACGGTCTCGTCGACGTGCGGCGCGACGGCCTCCCGCTGGCCGAGGTCCGCCTGCTGGCGCCGCTGCGGCCGGCCTCGATCCGGGACTTCGTCGCGTTCGAGGAGCACGTCGAGGGCGTCCGGCGCAGCATCGACGGCGCGGCCGGGGTGCCCGAGGCCTGGTACGACGCGCCGACCTTCTACTTCACCAACCCGCACGCGATCTACGGCCCCGACGACGACGTGCCGTTCCCGGCCGCGTCCGTGGCGCGCGACTTCGAGCTGGAGGTCGCCGCGATCGCCGGGCCGGAGCAGACCATTTTCGGTTACACGATCTTCAACGACTGGTCGGCACGGGACCTGCAGAGCCGCGAGATGAAGGTCGGTCTCGGGCCGGCCAAGGGCAAGGACTTCGCGAGCAGTCTCGGGCCGTGGATCGTGACGGCGGATGAGCTGGAGCCGTACAAAATCGATGGTTTTCTTGATCTTCGGTGTGTGGCCGAGGTCAATGGCGTCGAGGTCGGGCGGGACCTGCTCAGCAACATGGGCTGGACGTTCGAGGCGATGCTCGCCTACGCCGCGCGGGACAGCGTGGTGCGGCCCGGGGACGTGCTCGGGTCGGGGACGGTCGGGAACGGCGGTTGCCTGGCCGAGCTGTGGGGCCGCGCCGGGGAGCAGGATCCGCCGCCGCTGCGGGACGGCGACGTGGTGACGCTGACCGTTGAGGGGATCGGCAGCCTGACGAATCGCATTATTTCTGGACAAAAAGGTGCGGAAGTTTCGGCCGCCCGGCGTCGGGATCCGGCACGAGCACGCGCAGAGAGGCTTTGATCAGGATGTTCGAGTACTTCCCCGGCAACTACGTCTGGAACCTGGGCGTGGTCGCCACCCTGAATAGCGGCGGCCTGATCGACGAGGTCGACCGGGCCTGCCGCCCGATCCGGGAACTCGGAGCTCAAGGCGCGGACGTCGGTACCAGGGAGTTCATGGCCTCGTGGGCGGCGGTCGCCGAGGATCTGGCGACCCGGGCGGCCGCCGACGAGGCGGCCGGTCACCTGCGGACCGCCGGCCAGAAGTACCTGCGCGCGACGAACTACCTGGCCCAGGCGGAACGGATGCAGAGTGCCAAGCAGCCGGATCGGAACGTCTTCTACCGGCGCTGCCTGGAGCTGCAGCAGAAGGCGTTCGACCTGATCGACCCGGCGACGACCCGGGTGGCGATCCCGTTCGAGGGCGCGCTGCTGCCGGCGTACTTCACGAAGGCCTCGGACGGGCCGGCACCGGTGATCATCATGTTCAACGGGCTGGACTCGACCAAGGAGCACATGTACTCGTCGGGCTTTCCGCAGGAGATGGCCGCCCGCGGCATCGCCACGCTGATGGTCGACACCCCGGGCAGCGGCGAGGCGCTGCGGCTGCTCGGCCTGACCAGCCGGGTGGAGAGCGAGGACTGGGCCACGGCCTGCGTCGACTACCTGCTCACCCGCGATGACGTCGTTGCCGAAAAAATCGGACTTGTCGGGTGGTCGCTGGGTGGGTACTACGCGCCGCGGGCCGCCGCGTTCGAGAAGCGGCTCGCGCTCTGCGTCGCCTGGGGCGCCAACCACGACTGGGGCGCGGTGCAGAAGCGCCGGCTCGAGCGGGAGGGGGAGAACCCGGTCCCGCACTACTGGGACCACGTGCTCTGGGTGTGGGGCGAGACCGATCTCGACACCTTCGTCAAGAAGGCCGAGGCGGTGAACCTCGACGGGGTGGTCGAGCGGATCACGGTGCCGTTCCTGATCACGCACGGGGAGAACGACCGGCAGATCCCCCTGGAATACGCGCACCGGTCCTACCGGCAGGCGGTCAACGCACCGCGGCGGGACCTGCGGATCTTCACGCCGGCCGAGGGCGGGGCCGAGCACATCGGGCTGGACCACTTCGCGCACGTTCGGACGTACATCGCCGACTGGATCGTGGACGTGTTCGCATGATCGATCGCACGGATCCCGAGGGCGCGATCGCGGCGGCCACGAAGCGGTGCTCGAACTGGGGGCGATGGGGGGCCGACGACGTACGGGGAACGATGAATTTCCTGACCCCGGCGCACCGTGCGCGGGCGGCGGCCCTGGTCCGCCGCGGGGTCTCCTTCTCGCTGTCGCAGTCGTTCGACGCGAACGGGCCGCAGAAGGGCTGGCGGCGGCGCACCAACCCGGTGCACACCATGCTGGACACCGGCACCGACGCGGTCGCCGGCGTGCAGGGGTTTCCGCACGGGCTGGGCGGCGCGGACGACGTGATCGCGATGCCGCTGCAGTGCTCGACCCAGTGGGACGGCCTCGGCCACATCTTCGACCACGGCCGGGCCTGGAACGGCCGGCCCGCCGACCGGGTCGTGACCAGCCTCGGCGACGGCGTCACCGGCATCGAGACGGTCGCCTCGGTGATCGCCGGGCGCGGGGTGCTGCTCGACGTCGGGCGGGCGCTCGGCGTGGACGGCGAGCTTCCGGATGGCTTCGCCATCACGGAGGAACACCTGGTGGAGACGATCGCGCGGCAGGGTTCGACGTCCGCGGTGGGACAGGGCGACATCGTTCTGGTACGGACGGGTCAGCTCACCCGCGTCCGCCGGAACGGCTGGGGTGAGTACGCCGGCGGTCCCGCGCCGGGCCTGTCGTTCACCACGGCCGACTGGCTGCACCGCACCGAGATCGCCGCGATCGCGACCGACACCTGGGGTTTCGAGGTGCGGCCGAACGAGTTCGACGACGCGTTCCAGCCGCTGCACCAGGTGGCGATCCCGCACATCGGCCTGTTCCTGGGCGAGATGTGGGATCCGGACGAGTTGGCGGCGGACTGCGCGGCCGACGGCGTCTTCGAGTTCTGGCTGACCGCCGCGCCGCTGCCGATCACCGGAGCGGTGGGCAGCCCGGTCAATCCGATCGCGGTCAAATAGGCGACGACCCGATTGGTGTCTCCCCGGATTTTCGCGACAGTGGGAATTCCGAACACTTTCCAGGGGAGAGGGCCATGCCGGATCAATTGGTGAAAATCGAAGACGCGACCTCGATCGGCGCTGTCATGGCGATCGGGTTGGAGCCGAATCCGAACGAGAATGCGATCACCGTGACCGTTCAGGGGCTACCCGCGGTGTCCTCCAGTCCGATCGTGTTCCTGCAGGTCGCGCAGTCCGACGGGGAGCGCATATTCCCCGATCAATTCACCACGCAGCTGATCTCGGTCGACCGGGAAACGCTGATTTTCCGCATCAAACGGGTTGACGCGCCGACCGGCTGGAAACAGCGATTGCAGATCAACATTCTGCTCTCCGGGCTGACCTGGGGATTCGGTGGGTGAGCGGGTCTCCGGTCTGGTCCGGGGATTCGGTGGGTGAATGCCGGGAACGGGGCGCGCCCGATCGGGCGCGCCCCGTCCTCGTGGCGGAGCTCAGGCGGTGGCGGCCGCCGGCTCCACTGCCGGGCGCCGCTTGGACACCCAGCGTTCAAAGATCAAGGTGGTGAGCGGGGGGATCGAGGCGGCCAGGGCGAAGCCGGTGCGCCACAGCGACCAGCGCTCGGCGCGGGCCACCCAGAGCGTCGCGACCAGGTAGGCGACGAACATCGCGCCGTGCACCCGGCCGAACAGCCAGACGCCCGCGTCCGTGGTGTGCGAGACGTGCTTCAGGTACATCCCCACCAGCAGCCCGGTCCACGAGAACGCCTCGGCGACCGCGGTCACGCGGAACACCCGGAACGCTTCCACCCGCCACCCCTTTCATGATCGACAGGATCCGGACGCTACCGGCCCGAAGTTGAGTGTTTCCTGGCAGCGGCGGCGAGGGCCGGCGGTCGCGGGCTTCCCGGTCT encodes:
- a CDS encoding S9 family peptidase, with product MFEYFPGNYVWNLGVVATLNSGGLIDEVDRACRPIRELGAQGADVGTREFMASWAAVAEDLATRAAADEAAGHLRTAGQKYLRATNYLAQAERMQSAKQPDRNVFYRRCLELQQKAFDLIDPATTRVAIPFEGALLPAYFTKASDGPAPVIIMFNGLDSTKEHMYSSGFPQEMAARGIATLMVDTPGSGEALRLLGLTSRVESEDWATACVDYLLTRDDVVAEKIGLVGWSLGGYYAPRAAAFEKRLALCVAWGANHDWGAVQKRRLEREGENPVPHYWDHVLWVWGETDLDTFVKKAEAVNLDGVVERITVPFLITHGENDRQIPLEYAHRSYRQAVNAPRRDLRIFTPAEGGAEHIGLDHFAHVRTYIADWIVDVFA
- a CDS encoding cyclase family protein, whose translation is MIDRTDPEGAIAAATKRCSNWGRWGADDVRGTMNFLTPAHRARAAALVRRGVSFSLSQSFDANGPQKGWRRRTNPVHTMLDTGTDAVAGVQGFPHGLGGADDVIAMPLQCSTQWDGLGHIFDHGRAWNGRPADRVVTSLGDGVTGIETVASVIAGRGVLLDVGRALGVDGELPDGFAITEEHLVETIARQGSTSAVGQGDIVLVRTGQLTRVRRNGWGEYAGGPAPGLSFTTADWLHRTEIAAIATDTWGFEVRPNEFDDAFQPLHQVAIPHIGLFLGEMWDPDELAADCAADGVFEFWLTAAPLPITGAVGSPVNPIAVK
- a CDS encoding DUF3817 domain-containing protein, which codes for MEAFRVFRVTAVAEAFSWTGLLVGMYLKHVSHTTDAGVWLFGRVHGAMFVAYLVATLWVARAERWSLWRTGFALAASIPPLTTLIFERWVSKRRPAVEPAAATA